In the genome of Populus trichocarpa isolate Nisqually-1 chromosome 6, P.trichocarpa_v4.1, whole genome shotgun sequence, one region contains:
- the LOC18100284 gene encoding sucrose synthase isoform X1, translating into MRAFCFHQQGAMSVLTRVQSIRERLDETLKTHRNEIVALLTRIEGKGKGILQHHQIIAEFEAIPEEIRKILAGGAFSEVLRSTQEAIVLPPWVALAVRPRPGVWEYVRVNVQALVVEELRVAEYLHFKEELVDGGSNGNFVLELDFEPFSASFPRPTLSKYIGNGVEFLNRHLSAKLFHDKESLHPLLAFLKVHCHKGKNMMLNDRIHNLDSLQYVLRKAEEYLSSLKPETPYSQFEHKFQEIGLERGWGNTAERVLQMIQLLLDLLEAPDPCTLETFLGRIPMVFNVVIMSPHGYFAQDNVLGYPDTGGQVVYILDQVRALESEMLLRIKQQGLDITPRILIITRLLPDAVGTTCGQRLEKVYGSEHCDILRVPFRDEKGMVRKWISRFEVWPYLETFTEDVAAEIAKELQGKPDLIIGNYSDGNVVASLLAHKLGVTECTIAHALEKTKYPDSDIYWKKFDEKYHFSCQFTADLFAMNHTDFIITSTFQEIAGSKDTVGQYESHTAFTLPGLYRVVHGIDVFDPKFNIVSPGADESIYFPYTEKKLRLTSFHEEIEELLYSSVENDEHLCVLKDRNKPILFTMARLDRVKNLTGLVEWYGKNTKLRELANLVVVGGDRRKESKDIEEQAEMKKMYSHIEKYKLNGQFRWISSQMNRVRNGELYRYICDTKGAFVQPALYEAFGLTVVEAMTCGLPTFATCNGGPAEIIVHGKSGFHIDPYHGVQAAELLVDFFEKCKADPSYWDKISQGGLQRIQEKYTWKIYSQRLLTLTGVYGFWKHVSNLDHRESRRYLEMFYALKYRKLADSVPLTIE; encoded by the exons ATGAGAGCTTTCTGCTTTCATCAGCAAG GAGCTATGTCTGTACTTACTCGTGTCCAAAGCATTCGTGAACGTTTGGATGAGACCCTCAAGACTCATCGCAACGAGATTGTTGCCTTACTGACCAG GATTGAAGGCAAGGGAAAAGGAATTCTTCAACACCACCAGATTATTGCTGAGTTTGAAGCAATCCCTGAAGAGATCAGGAAGATATTGGCGGGTGGTGCTTTTTCTGAAGTTCTCAGATCCACACAG GAAGCAATTGTTTTGCCTCCATGGGTTGCCCTTGCTGTGCGCCCAAGGCCTGGTGTCTGGGAGTACGTCAGAGTGAATGTCCAAGCACTTGTTGTTGAGGAGTTGCGTGTTGCTGAGTATCTTCATTTCAAGGAGGAACTTGTTGATGGAGG CTCCAATGGCAACTTCGTGCTTGAATTGGACTTTGAACCATTCAGTGCATCTTTCCCTCGCCCAACTCTTTCGAAGTACATTGGTAACGGTGTTGAGTTCCTCAACCGCCACCTTTCAGCTAAGTTGTTCCATGACAAGGAAAGCCTGCACCCCCTGCTTGCATTTCTCAAGGTGCACTGTCACAAGGGGAAG AATATGATGCTGAATGACAGAATTCATAACCTAGACTCTCTGCAATATGTTCTGAGGAAGGCCGAGGAATATCTGTCTTCTCTGAAACCTGAGACTCCATACTCTCAATTCGAACACAAGTTCCAGGAGATCGGCTTAGAGAGAGGATGGGGCAATACTGCTGAGCGTGTTCTTCAGATGATTCAACTTCTTTTGGATCTTCTTGAGGCACCAGATCCCTGCACTCTTGAAACTTTCCTTGGCAGAATTCCTATGGTCTTCAATGTTGTGATCATGTCCCCTCATGGATACTTCGCCCAAGACAATGTTTTGGGGTATCCTGATACCGGAGGCCAG GTTGTTTACATTTTGGATCAAGTTCGTGCCTTGGAGAGTGAAATGCTTCTGCGTATCAAGCAGCAAGGACTTGATATCACCCCCCGAATTCTCATT ATTACTCGACTGCTCCCTGATGCAGTAGGAACCACTTGTGGACAACGTCTGGAGAAAGTCTATGGATCGGAGCATTGTGATATTCTTCGAGTTCCCTTCAGAGATGAAAAGGGAATGGTCCGGAAATGGATCTCTCGCTTTGAAGTTTGGCCATACCTAGAAACTTTCACTGAG GATGTTGCTGCTGAAATTGCTAAGGAGTTGCAGGGAAAGCCTGATCTGATCATTGGAAATTACAGTGATGGAAACGTTGTTGCCTCCTTGCTAGCACACAAATTAGGTGTTACAGAG TGCACTATTGCACATGCtctagaaaaaacaaagtacCCAGATTCAGATATTTACTGGAAGAAGTTTGATGAAAAGTACCACTTTTCATGCCAGTTTACAGCTGATCTTTTTGCCATGAACCATACAGATTTCATCATCACCAGCACATTCCAAGAGATTGCTGGAAG CAAGGATACTGTTGGACAGTACGAGAGCCACACTGCTTTCACTCTCCCTGGCCTCTACAGAGTTGTTCATGGTATCGATGTATTTGATCCCAAATTCAACATTGTATCCCCTGGTGCTGACGAGAGCATATACTTCCCTTACACTGAGAAGAAACTTAGGTTGACTTCTTtccatgaagaaattgaagaactTCTTTACAGCTCCGTTGAGAACGACGAGCACTT ATGTGTGCTAAAAGACCGCAACAAGCCAATTCTATTCACCATGGCGAGGCTGGACAGAGTTAAGAATTTAACTGGTCTTGTAGAATGGTATGGAAAGAATACCAAGCTGCGCGAATTAGCTAATCTTGTTGTAGTTGGTGGTGATAGAAGAAAGGAGTCTAAAGATATAGAAGAGCAAGCTGAGATGAAGAAAATGTACAGTCATATAGAGAAATACAAATTGAATGGCCAGTTCAGATGGATTTCTTCTCAGATGAACCGCGTGAGGAATGGAGAGCTCTACCGATACATTTGTGATACCAAGGGAGCTTTCGTGCAGCCTGCTTTGTATGAGGCTTTTGGATTGACTGTTGTTGAGGCCATGACATGTGGTTTGCCAACCTTTGCTACTTGCAATGGTGGTCCTGCTGAGATCATTGTGCATGGAAAATCCGGATTCCATATTGATCCTTACCACGGAGTACAGGCTGCTGAACTCCTTGTTGACTTCTTTGAGAAGTGCAAGGCTGATCCCAGTTACTGGGACAAAATCTCCCAGGGAGGCCTGCAGCGAATCCAAGAGAA GTATACCTGGAAAATTTACTCTCAAAGGCTCCTGACTCTCACAGGAGTTTATGGCTTCTGGAAGCATGTTTCCAACCTTGATCATCGTGAGAGCCGTCGCTATCTGGAAATGTTCTATGCACTCAAATATCGCAAATTG GCTGATTCTGTTCCTTTGACTATCGAGTAA
- the LOC18100284 gene encoding sucrose synthase isoform X2: MVGEVRGAMSVLTRVQSIRERLDETLKTHRNEIVALLTRIEGKGKGILQHHQIIAEFEAIPEEIRKILAGGAFSEVLRSTQEAIVLPPWVALAVRPRPGVWEYVRVNVQALVVEELRVAEYLHFKEELVDGGSNGNFVLELDFEPFSASFPRPTLSKYIGNGVEFLNRHLSAKLFHDKESLHPLLAFLKVHCHKGKNMMLNDRIHNLDSLQYVLRKAEEYLSSLKPETPYSQFEHKFQEIGLERGWGNTAERVLQMIQLLLDLLEAPDPCTLETFLGRIPMVFNVVIMSPHGYFAQDNVLGYPDTGGQVVYILDQVRALESEMLLRIKQQGLDITPRILIITRLLPDAVGTTCGQRLEKVYGSEHCDILRVPFRDEKGMVRKWISRFEVWPYLETFTEDVAAEIAKELQGKPDLIIGNYSDGNVVASLLAHKLGVTECTIAHALEKTKYPDSDIYWKKFDEKYHFSCQFTADLFAMNHTDFIITSTFQEIAGSKDTVGQYESHTAFTLPGLYRVVHGIDVFDPKFNIVSPGADESIYFPYTEKKLRLTSFHEEIEELLYSSVENDEHLCVLKDRNKPILFTMARLDRVKNLTGLVEWYGKNTKLRELANLVVVGGDRRKESKDIEEQAEMKKMYSHIEKYKLNGQFRWISSQMNRVRNGELYRYICDTKGAFVQPALYEAFGLTVVEAMTCGLPTFATCNGGPAEIIVHGKSGFHIDPYHGVQAAELLVDFFEKCKADPSYWDKISQGGLQRIQEKYTWKIYSQRLLTLTGVYGFWKHVSNLDHRESRRYLEMFYALKYRKLADSVPLTIE; encoded by the exons atggTGGGTGAGGTGAGAG GAGCTATGTCTGTACTTACTCGTGTCCAAAGCATTCGTGAACGTTTGGATGAGACCCTCAAGACTCATCGCAACGAGATTGTTGCCTTACTGACCAG GATTGAAGGCAAGGGAAAAGGAATTCTTCAACACCACCAGATTATTGCTGAGTTTGAAGCAATCCCTGAAGAGATCAGGAAGATATTGGCGGGTGGTGCTTTTTCTGAAGTTCTCAGATCCACACAG GAAGCAATTGTTTTGCCTCCATGGGTTGCCCTTGCTGTGCGCCCAAGGCCTGGTGTCTGGGAGTACGTCAGAGTGAATGTCCAAGCACTTGTTGTTGAGGAGTTGCGTGTTGCTGAGTATCTTCATTTCAAGGAGGAACTTGTTGATGGAGG CTCCAATGGCAACTTCGTGCTTGAATTGGACTTTGAACCATTCAGTGCATCTTTCCCTCGCCCAACTCTTTCGAAGTACATTGGTAACGGTGTTGAGTTCCTCAACCGCCACCTTTCAGCTAAGTTGTTCCATGACAAGGAAAGCCTGCACCCCCTGCTTGCATTTCTCAAGGTGCACTGTCACAAGGGGAAG AATATGATGCTGAATGACAGAATTCATAACCTAGACTCTCTGCAATATGTTCTGAGGAAGGCCGAGGAATATCTGTCTTCTCTGAAACCTGAGACTCCATACTCTCAATTCGAACACAAGTTCCAGGAGATCGGCTTAGAGAGAGGATGGGGCAATACTGCTGAGCGTGTTCTTCAGATGATTCAACTTCTTTTGGATCTTCTTGAGGCACCAGATCCCTGCACTCTTGAAACTTTCCTTGGCAGAATTCCTATGGTCTTCAATGTTGTGATCATGTCCCCTCATGGATACTTCGCCCAAGACAATGTTTTGGGGTATCCTGATACCGGAGGCCAG GTTGTTTACATTTTGGATCAAGTTCGTGCCTTGGAGAGTGAAATGCTTCTGCGTATCAAGCAGCAAGGACTTGATATCACCCCCCGAATTCTCATT ATTACTCGACTGCTCCCTGATGCAGTAGGAACCACTTGTGGACAACGTCTGGAGAAAGTCTATGGATCGGAGCATTGTGATATTCTTCGAGTTCCCTTCAGAGATGAAAAGGGAATGGTCCGGAAATGGATCTCTCGCTTTGAAGTTTGGCCATACCTAGAAACTTTCACTGAG GATGTTGCTGCTGAAATTGCTAAGGAGTTGCAGGGAAAGCCTGATCTGATCATTGGAAATTACAGTGATGGAAACGTTGTTGCCTCCTTGCTAGCACACAAATTAGGTGTTACAGAG TGCACTATTGCACATGCtctagaaaaaacaaagtacCCAGATTCAGATATTTACTGGAAGAAGTTTGATGAAAAGTACCACTTTTCATGCCAGTTTACAGCTGATCTTTTTGCCATGAACCATACAGATTTCATCATCACCAGCACATTCCAAGAGATTGCTGGAAG CAAGGATACTGTTGGACAGTACGAGAGCCACACTGCTTTCACTCTCCCTGGCCTCTACAGAGTTGTTCATGGTATCGATGTATTTGATCCCAAATTCAACATTGTATCCCCTGGTGCTGACGAGAGCATATACTTCCCTTACACTGAGAAGAAACTTAGGTTGACTTCTTtccatgaagaaattgaagaactTCTTTACAGCTCCGTTGAGAACGACGAGCACTT ATGTGTGCTAAAAGACCGCAACAAGCCAATTCTATTCACCATGGCGAGGCTGGACAGAGTTAAGAATTTAACTGGTCTTGTAGAATGGTATGGAAAGAATACCAAGCTGCGCGAATTAGCTAATCTTGTTGTAGTTGGTGGTGATAGAAGAAAGGAGTCTAAAGATATAGAAGAGCAAGCTGAGATGAAGAAAATGTACAGTCATATAGAGAAATACAAATTGAATGGCCAGTTCAGATGGATTTCTTCTCAGATGAACCGCGTGAGGAATGGAGAGCTCTACCGATACATTTGTGATACCAAGGGAGCTTTCGTGCAGCCTGCTTTGTATGAGGCTTTTGGATTGACTGTTGTTGAGGCCATGACATGTGGTTTGCCAACCTTTGCTACTTGCAATGGTGGTCCTGCTGAGATCATTGTGCATGGAAAATCCGGATTCCATATTGATCCTTACCACGGAGTACAGGCTGCTGAACTCCTTGTTGACTTCTTTGAGAAGTGCAAGGCTGATCCCAGTTACTGGGACAAAATCTCCCAGGGAGGCCTGCAGCGAATCCAAGAGAA GTATACCTGGAAAATTTACTCTCAAAGGCTCCTGACTCTCACAGGAGTTTATGGCTTCTGGAAGCATGTTTCCAACCTTGATCATCGTGAGAGCCGTCGCTATCTGGAAATGTTCTATGCACTCAAATATCGCAAATTG GCTGATTCTGTTCCTTTGACTATCGAGTAA
- the LOC18100284 gene encoding sucrose synthase isoform X3 has translation MSVLTRVQSIRERLDETLKTHRNEIVALLTRIEGKGKGILQHHQIIAEFEAIPEEIRKILAGGAFSEVLRSTQEAIVLPPWVALAVRPRPGVWEYVRVNVQALVVEELRVAEYLHFKEELVDGGSNGNFVLELDFEPFSASFPRPTLSKYIGNGVEFLNRHLSAKLFHDKESLHPLLAFLKVHCHKGKNMMLNDRIHNLDSLQYVLRKAEEYLSSLKPETPYSQFEHKFQEIGLERGWGNTAERVLQMIQLLLDLLEAPDPCTLETFLGRIPMVFNVVIMSPHGYFAQDNVLGYPDTGGQVVYILDQVRALESEMLLRIKQQGLDITPRILIITRLLPDAVGTTCGQRLEKVYGSEHCDILRVPFRDEKGMVRKWISRFEVWPYLETFTEDVAAEIAKELQGKPDLIIGNYSDGNVVASLLAHKLGVTECTIAHALEKTKYPDSDIYWKKFDEKYHFSCQFTADLFAMNHTDFIITSTFQEIAGSKDTVGQYESHTAFTLPGLYRVVHGIDVFDPKFNIVSPGADESIYFPYTEKKLRLTSFHEEIEELLYSSVENDEHLCVLKDRNKPILFTMARLDRVKNLTGLVEWYGKNTKLRELANLVVVGGDRRKESKDIEEQAEMKKMYSHIEKYKLNGQFRWISSQMNRVRNGELYRYICDTKGAFVQPALYEAFGLTVVEAMTCGLPTFATCNGGPAEIIVHGKSGFHIDPYHGVQAAELLVDFFEKCKADPSYWDKISQGGLQRIQEKYTWKIYSQRLLTLTGVYGFWKHVSNLDHRESRRYLEMFYALKYRKLADSVPLTIE, from the exons ATGTCTGTACTTACTCGTGTCCAAAGCATTCGTGAACGTTTGGATGAGACCCTCAAGACTCATCGCAACGAGATTGTTGCCTTACTGACCAG GATTGAAGGCAAGGGAAAAGGAATTCTTCAACACCACCAGATTATTGCTGAGTTTGAAGCAATCCCTGAAGAGATCAGGAAGATATTGGCGGGTGGTGCTTTTTCTGAAGTTCTCAGATCCACACAG GAAGCAATTGTTTTGCCTCCATGGGTTGCCCTTGCTGTGCGCCCAAGGCCTGGTGTCTGGGAGTACGTCAGAGTGAATGTCCAAGCACTTGTTGTTGAGGAGTTGCGTGTTGCTGAGTATCTTCATTTCAAGGAGGAACTTGTTGATGGAGG CTCCAATGGCAACTTCGTGCTTGAATTGGACTTTGAACCATTCAGTGCATCTTTCCCTCGCCCAACTCTTTCGAAGTACATTGGTAACGGTGTTGAGTTCCTCAACCGCCACCTTTCAGCTAAGTTGTTCCATGACAAGGAAAGCCTGCACCCCCTGCTTGCATTTCTCAAGGTGCACTGTCACAAGGGGAAG AATATGATGCTGAATGACAGAATTCATAACCTAGACTCTCTGCAATATGTTCTGAGGAAGGCCGAGGAATATCTGTCTTCTCTGAAACCTGAGACTCCATACTCTCAATTCGAACACAAGTTCCAGGAGATCGGCTTAGAGAGAGGATGGGGCAATACTGCTGAGCGTGTTCTTCAGATGATTCAACTTCTTTTGGATCTTCTTGAGGCACCAGATCCCTGCACTCTTGAAACTTTCCTTGGCAGAATTCCTATGGTCTTCAATGTTGTGATCATGTCCCCTCATGGATACTTCGCCCAAGACAATGTTTTGGGGTATCCTGATACCGGAGGCCAG GTTGTTTACATTTTGGATCAAGTTCGTGCCTTGGAGAGTGAAATGCTTCTGCGTATCAAGCAGCAAGGACTTGATATCACCCCCCGAATTCTCATT ATTACTCGACTGCTCCCTGATGCAGTAGGAACCACTTGTGGACAACGTCTGGAGAAAGTCTATGGATCGGAGCATTGTGATATTCTTCGAGTTCCCTTCAGAGATGAAAAGGGAATGGTCCGGAAATGGATCTCTCGCTTTGAAGTTTGGCCATACCTAGAAACTTTCACTGAG GATGTTGCTGCTGAAATTGCTAAGGAGTTGCAGGGAAAGCCTGATCTGATCATTGGAAATTACAGTGATGGAAACGTTGTTGCCTCCTTGCTAGCACACAAATTAGGTGTTACAGAG TGCACTATTGCACATGCtctagaaaaaacaaagtacCCAGATTCAGATATTTACTGGAAGAAGTTTGATGAAAAGTACCACTTTTCATGCCAGTTTACAGCTGATCTTTTTGCCATGAACCATACAGATTTCATCATCACCAGCACATTCCAAGAGATTGCTGGAAG CAAGGATACTGTTGGACAGTACGAGAGCCACACTGCTTTCACTCTCCCTGGCCTCTACAGAGTTGTTCATGGTATCGATGTATTTGATCCCAAATTCAACATTGTATCCCCTGGTGCTGACGAGAGCATATACTTCCCTTACACTGAGAAGAAACTTAGGTTGACTTCTTtccatgaagaaattgaagaactTCTTTACAGCTCCGTTGAGAACGACGAGCACTT ATGTGTGCTAAAAGACCGCAACAAGCCAATTCTATTCACCATGGCGAGGCTGGACAGAGTTAAGAATTTAACTGGTCTTGTAGAATGGTATGGAAAGAATACCAAGCTGCGCGAATTAGCTAATCTTGTTGTAGTTGGTGGTGATAGAAGAAAGGAGTCTAAAGATATAGAAGAGCAAGCTGAGATGAAGAAAATGTACAGTCATATAGAGAAATACAAATTGAATGGCCAGTTCAGATGGATTTCTTCTCAGATGAACCGCGTGAGGAATGGAGAGCTCTACCGATACATTTGTGATACCAAGGGAGCTTTCGTGCAGCCTGCTTTGTATGAGGCTTTTGGATTGACTGTTGTTGAGGCCATGACATGTGGTTTGCCAACCTTTGCTACTTGCAATGGTGGTCCTGCTGAGATCATTGTGCATGGAAAATCCGGATTCCATATTGATCCTTACCACGGAGTACAGGCTGCTGAACTCCTTGTTGACTTCTTTGAGAAGTGCAAGGCTGATCCCAGTTACTGGGACAAAATCTCCCAGGGAGGCCTGCAGCGAATCCAAGAGAA GTATACCTGGAAAATTTACTCTCAAAGGCTCCTGACTCTCACAGGAGTTTATGGCTTCTGGAAGCATGTTTCCAACCTTGATCATCGTGAGAGCCGTCGCTATCTGGAAATGTTCTATGCACTCAAATATCGCAAATTG GCTGATTCTGTTCCTTTGACTATCGAGTAA